In Caldicellulosiruptor morganii, the following proteins share a genomic window:
- a CDS encoding DUF5697 family protein, translating to MPVYKHKADREVEKFVYDWGAATLRHLSELVHPYPEQKLKRLIKGLRVEERDGVYYVPFRRLKPDVERRRLTFLDFMVDFLQDRVTLYYPADFPFVSLVKTTKGKLAYVTVIFPGEEELVSELINMNPPESVICVLQDKQQKDKIKLKSKIVKFYLKNGEEVV from the coding sequence ATGCCTGTTTATAAACACAAAGCTGACAGAGAGGTTGAAAAATTTGTGTATGATTGGGGAGCTGCTACATTGAGACATCTTTCAGAGCTTGTACATCCATATCCAGAACAAAAGCTTAAAAGGTTAATAAAGGGCTTAAGAGTTGAGGAAAGGGATGGTGTATACTATGTTCCATTCAGAAGACTAAAACCTGATGTCGAAAGAAGAAGACTTACTTTTCTTGACTTTATGGTGGATTTTCTACAAGACAGGGTAACACTTTATTACCCGGCAGACTTTCCTTTTGTTTCTCTTGTTAAGACAACAAAAGGCAAACTTGCATATGTTACAGTGATATTCCCTGGCGAAGAGGAACTTGTGTCAGAGCTAATTAACATGAACCCGCCAGAAAGTGTAATCTGTGTTCTACAGGACAAACAGCAAAAAGACAAGATAAAGCTTAAATCGAAAATCGTAAAGTTCTACTTGAAAAATGGTGAAGAAGTTGTATAA
- the tcmP gene encoding three-Cys-motif partner protein TcmP, producing the protein MDNEFYNKQTDLSKIKIKLVTDYFLAWLNIISYHWNGKIFYIDLFCGPGCYEDGNISTPLIILEKTLRNQNLLDKVKNKLVFWFNDKNKDFVEKLYKNIEEKYENIQKEFKNFNSPFQIYITNYEMPNKEIEDIIKQIDGPIFAFLDPWGYSGISKNLVDIIVDKKMSECIFFFNYNRIQAAIFNNKVVETVSEIFGEENLDNLRKRLQNSNIYSHDKEMIILDEFVKYFSNNYTRYVVPFCFKKENNQTSHYIVFVTKHPLGQKIMKSIMAQESNNNTTGGYFTYIPSSPQLSFLTYDTFDSEKDNIKERLYKKYKGMELKFEELYAQEGYFTPYTVKQYFQIINELTKEGKVRVTYPPTKTGKERKHSYENLYRYGIVRFEE; encoded by the coding sequence ATGGATAATGAATTTTATAATAAACAAACAGATTTGTCGAAAATAAAAATTAAACTTGTTACTGACTATTTTTTAGCATGGCTGAATATTATTTCTTACCACTGGAATGGTAAAATTTTTTACATTGATTTGTTCTGTGGACCAGGTTGTTATGAAGATGGTAATATTTCTACACCTCTTATCATTTTAGAAAAGACCTTAAGGAATCAAAATTTGTTGGATAAGGTAAAAAACAAATTAGTTTTTTGGTTCAACGATAAAAACAAAGATTTTGTAGAGAAGCTTTACAAAAACATTGAAGAAAAGTATGAAAATATCCAAAAAGAATTTAAAAACTTTAATAGTCCATTTCAAATTTATATTACAAACTATGAAATGCCCAACAAAGAAATTGAAGATATTATAAAACAAATAGATGGACCTATCTTTGCCTTTCTGGATCCTTGGGGCTACAGTGGAATTTCGAAAAATCTTGTGGATATAATTGTTGATAAAAAGATGTCAGAATGTATTTTCTTCTTTAATTACAACCGTATTCAAGCTGCTATCTTTAATAATAAGGTAGTTGAAACTGTTTCAGAAATATTTGGAGAAGAAAATTTGGACAATTTAAGAAAAAGGCTGCAAAATTCAAATATATATAGTCATGATAAAGAAATGATAATTTTAGATGAGTTTGTAAAGTATTTTTCAAATAATTATACCCGTTATGTAGTCCCATTTTGTTTTAAAAAAGAAAATAATCAGACAAGTCATTATATTGTTTTTGTAACAAAACATCCGCTGGGACAAAAGATTATGAAAAGCATTATGGCTCAAGAAAGTAATAATAATACAACTGGAGGATATTTTACCTATATACCATCAAGTCCCCAGCTTTCATTTTTAACCTACGATACATTTGACAGCGAAAAAGATAATATCAAAGAGAGATTATATAAAAAATACAAAGGAATGGAGTTAAAATTTGAGGAGTTGTATGCTCAAGAAGGTTACTTTACGCCGTATACGGTCAAGCAATACTTTCAAATTATCAATGAACTAACAAAGGAAGGAAAAGTTAGAGTTACTTATCCCCCGACTAAGACAGGTAAAGAGAGAAAACATTCATATGAAAACCTCTATAGATACGGAATAGTAAGATTTGAGGAGTAG
- a CDS encoding radical SAM protein, with protein sequence MLKIERKTLLYKTGVEYGDYTINHVLGCSHGCMYPCYAFLMNKRFGKVKDYKDWITPKIVSNAVDLLEKEIPKLRYKIKHVNMCFSTDPFMYRQEEVSKLSLQIIDILNSNGIPVEVLTKGVYPVELVGISKNDDNYFGISLVSYSEKFRERFEPGAAPVEKRLKSLEFLHRQGFKTWVSIEPYPTPNIIQQDIRELLSKISFVEKIVFGRWNYNSFVNFNFDSKEYYRRIADEVMNFGLKKNIKVIIKREVLL encoded by the coding sequence AAACCTTGCTGTACAAAACAGGTGTTGAATATGGTGACTATACTATTAACCATGTACTTGGCTGTTCTCATGGTTGTATGTACCCATGCTATGCCTTCCTGATGAATAAAAGATTCGGTAAGGTGAAAGATTACAAAGATTGGATAACACCTAAGATTGTTTCAAATGCTGTAGATCTTCTCGAAAAAGAAATTCCAAAGTTAAGATACAAAATTAAACACGTTAACATGTGTTTTTCAACTGACCCTTTTATGTACAGACAGGAAGAAGTATCAAAACTTTCTCTGCAGATTATAGATATTCTCAATAGCAATGGTATTCCCGTTGAGGTGTTAACTAAGGGAGTTTATCCAGTTGAACTGGTTGGAATATCGAAAAACGACGACAACTACTTTGGAATCTCTCTGGTTTCATATTCTGAAAAATTCAGAGAACGGTTTGAGCCAGGCGCTGCTCCAGTAGAAAAAAGATTAAAGTCGTTGGAATTTTTACATAGACAGGGTTTTAAGACGTGGGTTAGCATAGAACCTTACCCTACTCCTAATATTATTCAACAGGACATAAGAGAGCTTTTATCAAAGATAAGCTTTGTTGAAAAAATTGTATTTGGAAGATGGAATTACAACAGTTTTGTAAATTTCAACTTTGATTCGAAAGAGTATTACAGAAGAATTGCTGATGAGGTTATGAACTTTGGATTGAAAAAGAACATAAAAGTAATAATAAAAAGAGAAGTTTTGTTATAA
- the bet gene encoding phage recombination protein Bet, which translates to MKSVVARKETDSIIESVVYTSEDGKEIRLTFDTVKQYLVSGDATKVSDEEVVLFMKLCEAQKLNPFRRDVYLIKFGDEPASLVVSKDVFIRRAQKSGLCNGWRAGVIIQHNDGTVEERQGTLVLPDEKLVGGWAEVFRKDWQIPLKVTVNLSEYIRRRKDGQIIRSWQQMPATMIRKVALEQALREAFMEELQGLYGAEEMGAELDETPEVQPAVVPELKEVENKPAVVVQPEEIEQAEEVQISQEEVKPSEESRQTIQVSISQDNQSDEYQTLYIREVNIIKSKSGKDYLKIIAYTDDAEKKILYAEANEKTTQLEKNAVIKAKVSKENNYNMLVDFSKVETASV; encoded by the coding sequence ATGAAGAGTGTTGTTGCAAGAAAGGAAACAGACAGCATTATTGAAAGCGTAGTTTACACTTCAGAAGACGGGAAAGAAATTAGACTCACGTTTGACACAGTCAAACAATATCTCGTCAGCGGTGATGCTACAAAAGTAAGTGACGAAGAAGTTGTTCTATTCATGAAGCTTTGTGAAGCCCAGAAGTTAAACCCATTTAGAAGAGATGTTTATTTAATCAAATTTGGTGACGAACCGGCAAGTTTAGTTGTCAGCAAGGACGTTTTCATTCGTAGAGCTCAAAAGAGTGGACTTTGCAACGGCTGGAGAGCAGGCGTCATTATACAGCATAATGATGGAACTGTTGAAGAAAGACAAGGCACACTTGTTTTACCAGATGAAAAACTTGTAGGCGGCTGGGCAGAAGTTTTTCGTAAGGACTGGCAGATACCTTTAAAAGTTACGGTAAATCTCTCGGAATATATCAGAAGAAGAAAAGACGGGCAAATAATAAGAAGCTGGCAGCAGATGCCGGCTACAATGATTAGAAAAGTAGCTTTGGAACAAGCTTTGAGGGAAGCGTTCATGGAAGAACTGCAAGGGCTGTACGGCGCAGAGGAGATGGGAGCAGAACTTGATGAAACTCCAGAGGTACAGCCAGCAGTAGTACCTGAACTCAAAGAAGTTGAAAACAAACCTGCTGTAGTTGTCCAGCCAGAAGAAATTGAACAGGCAGAAGAAGTTCAAATCTCTCAAGAAGAAGTTAAACCCTCAGAAGAGTCAAGACAAACCATTCAAGTATCAATCTCTCAGGATAATCAAAGCGATGAGTATCAAACACTGTATATCAGAGAAGTGAATATCATCAAATCCAAAAGCGGCAAAGATTATCTCAAAATTATTGCTTACACAGACGATGCAGAAAAGAAAATCTTGTATGCCGAAGCGAACGAAAAAACTACCCAGCTTGAAAAAAATGCAGTTATTAAAGCTAAAGTTTCAAAAGAGAATAATTACAACATGCTTGTTGATTTCAGCAAAGTAGAAACTGCAAGTGTATAA